One genomic window of Deltaproteobacteria bacterium includes the following:
- a CDS encoding glutathione S-transferase family protein, translated as MIKLYDFKSSPNCQRVKVVLAEKNLPYEIVAVDLTKKEQKNPDYLKMNPYGKVPVLTDDSTVLYESLIINEYLEEKYPNPPLMPKDAAKKAKGRILVDYGMAHFDSAYQKLRMELMKEAKEQSQPVIDGAKADLKNLLQRFEEELGEQQYLLGDFSLVDADLIPRFTRLEGFGVIPDASLPRLGKYLERVKARPSVKALL; from the coding sequence ATGATCAAACTTTACGATTTCAAATCCTCGCCCAATTGCCAACGGGTCAAAGTGGTACTGGCGGAAAAAAACCTCCCCTACGAGATCGTTGCCGTCGATCTCACCAAGAAGGAACAGAAGAATCCGGATTATTTAAAGATGAATCCCTACGGCAAGGTGCCGGTGCTGACCGACGACTCGACGGTGCTCTACGAGTCGCTGATCATCAACGAATATCTCGAAGAGAAATATCCCAACCCGCCGCTCATGCCCAAGGACGCCGCGAAGAAAGCCAAGGGGCGCATTCTGGTCGACTACGGCATGGCGCACTTCGACTCGGCCTATCAGAAACTGCGCATGGAGCTGATGAAAGAAGCCAAGGAGCAGAGCCAACCCGTAATCGACGGCGCCAAAGCCGATCTGAAAAATCTCTTGCAGCGCTTCGAAGAAGAGCTCGGCGAGCAGCAATATCTGCTCGGCGACTTTTCTCTCGTCGATGCCGACTTGATCCCCCGCTTCACCCGCCTGGAAGGTTTCGGCGTGATACCCGACGCCTCCTTGCCGCGGCTGGGAAAATATCTGGAACGGGTGAAAGCCCGGC